Proteins found in one Plasmodium sp. gorilla clade G2 genome assembly, chromosome: 14 genomic segment:
- a CDS encoding eukaryotic translation initiation factor 2 gamma subunit, putative → MNINEKDKLAEQNLETLDVTKLTPLSEDVISRQATINLGTIGHVAHGKSTLVHAISGVHTVRFKHEKERNITIKLGYANAKIYKCTNPDCLPPECYKSYESSKEDNPICPRKDCNHEMKLLRHVSFVDCPGHDILMATMLNGAAVMDAALLLVAGNESCPQPQTSEHLAAVEIMRLKHILILQNKVELIKEEQALKQQEEIRNFVSGTAADSAPIIPISAVLKYNIDVVCEYIVTQISIPKRDFISSPHMIVIRSFDVNKPGEDIETLQGGVAGGSILHGVLKVGDKIEIRPGIISKDDKGEITCRPIISQILSMFAENNNLKYAVPGGLIGVGTKIDPILTRADRLVGQVIGHLNKLPDCFAEIEISYYLLRRLLGVKSQDGEKNTKVAKLKNGEFLMINIGSTSIGCRVTGIKTELAKLELTGPVCTKIGDKIALSRRVDKHWRLIGWGQINKGKPLELQEPI, encoded by the coding sequence atgaatataaatgaaaaggaTAAATTAGCTGAGCAGAATTTAGAAACTTTAGATGTAACTAAATTGACACCATTAAGTGAAGATGTTATAAGCAGACAAGCTACAATAAATTTAGGTACCATTGGTCATGTGGCTCATGGAAAATCAACCTTAGTTCATGCAATATCTGGTGTTCATACAGTTAGATTTAAGCATGAGAAGGAGAgaaatattactattaaatTAGGATATGCAAATGcaaagatatataaatgtacaaACCCAGATTGCTTACCACCTGAATGTTATAAATCATATGAAAGTAGTAAAGAAGATAATCCAATATGCCCACGTAAAGATTGTAATCATgaaatgaaattattaagACATGTATCATTTGTAGATTGTCCAGGACATGATATTTTAATGGCAACTATGTTAAATGGTGCTGCTGTTATGGATGCTGCTTTATTATTAGTAGCTGGTAACGAATCATGTCCTCAACCTCAAACCTCTGAACATTTAGCTGCTGTAGAAATTATGAGATTAAAACACATAttaattttacaaaataaagtAGAATTAATTAAAGAAGAACAAGCATTAAAACAACAAGAAGAAATTAGAAATTTTGTTTCAGGAACAGCAGCTGATAGTGCTCCAATTATTCCTATCAGTGCTGTCCTAAAGTATAATATTGATGTAGTTTGTGAATATATTGTTACTCAAATTAGTATACCTAAAAGagattttatatcatctcCACATATGATTGTTATTCGTTCATTTGATGTGAACAAACCTGGTGAAGATATTGAAACCTTACAAGGTGGTGTAGCAGGTGGTAGTATATTACATGGTGTTTTAAAAGTTGGAGATAAAATTGAAATTAGACCTGGTATTATATCAAAAGATGATAAAGGAGAAATAACTTGTAGACCTATCATTTCACAAATTCTTTCCATGTTTgcagaaaataataatctaaAATATGCCGTACCAGGAGGACTTATTGGTGTTGGTACTAAAATCGATCCTATCTTAACAAGAGCTGATCGTTTAGTTGGTCAAGTTATCGGACATCTAAATAAATTACCTGACTGCTTCGCTGAAATTGAAATATCTTATTACTTATTAAGAAGATTATTAGGTGTTAAATCACAAGATGGAGAAAAAAATACCAAAGTTGCCAAACTTAAAAACGGAGAATTCCTTATGATCAATATCGGTTCTACTTCTATTGGTTGTAGAGTTACTGGAATCAAAACTGAACTAGCCAAATTAGAATTAACTGGACCAGTATGTACCAAAATTGGAGATAAAATTGCTCTCAGTAGAAGAGTTGATAAACATTGGCGTTTAATTGGATGGGGACAAATTAATAAGGGAAAACCCTTGGAACTTCAAGAACCTATTTGa
- a CDS encoding ribosome maturation protein SBDS, putative, whose protein sequence is MVGALFQPINQVKFTNVAIVKYKYKGKKFEIACYKNKIIDWKNGTELNIDDVLQSHLIFTNISKGEIAKKSELNSCFQSDDNYKICKTILEKGTLQISNKERAILKEKIYKDMIEILHEMSVNPQTGYPISTNMIESMVKNIGYSINIDDSAKKQALKVFDTLSKEYDDIIQRAFMRIQIIYDDIIKDELINLLNMNNVIIEEENIMNNIKREDNVKSKDNEIDSYYNNHINEDKGRHVNDVNDADSNLEFKENNKSDNTNNFDNVIHSNIKLKNVVKENSYISIDDEICVNEEIQRKNIKDRTNDSMSDNINDNVNDSVSSSMINNTHNSLDDNIECEDNIYNKYENNNISNEDKIKKKYIENNNIVEEKQLKIEKNENDDTLSDHLSDRYKISGKKKSKYEKEKEKKDRHIETYKIVFLCYPCVYRSIEDFTKAHKKNCSNKILNNNVKIVTSNKKKETNVNRDMETQTSEAKNYDDNNKNKKNKKNKHNKNSKNNKNNNNDDNSMKNEVSEEDNIKSSNKKDRKNKSKNKKDQINDQIITKTKDDIRNNNNKYNDEKNQNKNYIYNNDNISNHQKEINSNNNNKLNSAEVIMCTSCLTPIEKSNYKLHCRSDFHVYNVKRKYKKLPPISLEEYREIDFDVSHFHVDM, encoded by the exons ATGGTGGGAGCATTATTTCAGCCAATCAATCAAGTGAAATTTACGAATGTTGCTATagtgaaatataaatataaaggcAAAAAGTTTGAAATAGCTtgttacaaaaataaaattattgatTGGAAAAAtg gAACGGAATTAAATATAGATGATGTTCTTCAGtctcatttaatttttaccAATATATCCAAAGGGGAAATAGCTAAAAAGTCAGAATTAAATTCTTGTTTTCAATCAGacgataattataaaatatgtaaaactATTTTGGAGAAag GCACCCTACAAATAAGTAACAAAGAAAGAGCCATactaaaagaaaaaatttacaaGGATATGATTGAGATATTGCATGAAATGAGTGTAAACCCTCAGACAGGGTACCCTATTTCAACAAATATGATTGAAA gtATGGTTAAAAATATTGGATATAGCATAAATATTGATGATAGCGCAAAAAAGCAAGCATTAAAAGTGTTCGACACCTTAAGTAAAgaatatgatgatataattCAAAGAGCCTTTATGCggattcaaataatatatgatgatataattaAAGACGAATTAATAAATCTTTTAAACATGAATAATGTCATTATTGAAGaggaaaatattatgaataatataaaaagagaaGATAATGTAAAATCTAAGGATAATGAAATAGAcagttattataataatcatataaatgaagataaaGGACGTCATGTAAATGATGTAAATGATGCAGATAGTAATTTagaatttaaagaaaataataaatcagATAACACAAATAACTTTGATAATGTAATACAttctaatattaaattaaaaaatgttgtTAAGGAAAATAGTTATATATCTATAGATGATGAAATATGTGTGAACGAAGAAATTCaaagaaaaaacataaaagaTAGAACGAATGATTCTATGtctgataatataaatgataatgtaAATGATAGTGTGTCTAGTAGTATGATTAATAATACACATAATAGTTTAGACGATAATATAGAATGTgaagataatatttataacaaatatgagaataataatatatctaatgaggataaaataaaaaaaaaatatattgagaataataatattgtggaagaaaaacaattaaaaattgaaaaaaacgAAAACGATGATACATTATCTGACCACTTAAGTGATCGTTATAAAATAAgtgggaaaaaaaaatccaaatatgaaaaagaaaaagaaaaaaaagacagACACAtagaaacatataaaattgtatttttatgttatccATGTGTATATAGATCTATTGAAGATTTCACAAAAgcccataaaaaaaattgctccaataaaattttaaataataatgtaaaaattGTTACatcaaacaaaaaaaaagaaactaaTGTCAATAGAGATATGGAAACTCAAACAAGTGAGGCcaaaaattatgatgataataataaaaataaaaaaaacaaaaaaaataaacataacaaaaatagcaaaaataataaaaataataataatgatgataatagtaTGAAGAATGAAGTGAGTGAGGAAGATAACATCAAAAGTAGTAATAAGAaagatagaaaaaataaaagtaaaaataaaaaggatcaAATTAATGATCAAATTATAACAAAAACTAAAGAtgatataagaaataataataataaatataatgatgagaaaaatcaaaataaaaattatatttataataatgataatattagcAATCATCAAAAGGAAATTAatagtaacaataataacaaattaaATTCAGCTGAAGTTATTATGTGCACTAGTTGTTTAACCCCAATAGAAAAAAGTAATTATAAATTGCATTGTAGAAGCGATTTTCATGTATATAATGTCAAgaggaaatataaaaaattaccaCCGATTTCGTTAGAAGAATATAGAGAAATAGATTTTGACGTCTCTCATTTTCACGTTGATATGTGA
- a CDS encoding ankyrin-repeat protein, putative, whose protein sequence is MFNYESILINEDVVSEMTIEDAKKLKPYWNVQIANFKKSSKEPMFTLLQMAILLNKKDIVGYLLARRGLDINALSRNNQTALMIACDKKVPLDWIEAILKRGGDLGINIKDDYEQTALDKCNFNSKAYHLLLKYGAIEKKNGVKGKGATTKSSKFGESLWLNVCGCGSRYYK, encoded by the exons atgtttAATTATGAAAGTATATTGATTAATGAAGATGTTGTATCAG AAATGACCATAGAAGACGCAAAAAAGTTAAAGCCTTATTGGAATGTGCAAATAGccaattttaaaaaaag TTCAAAAGAACCAATGTTTACATTATTACAAATGGCTATATTACTAAACAAAAAAGATATCGTTGGATATTTACTAGCCAGAAGAGGTTTAGATATTAATGCATTGAGCAGAAATAACCAAACAGCTTTAATGATAGCATGTgataaaaaa gTACCATTAGATTGGATTGAAGCTATTTTAAAAAGAGGAGGAGATTtaggaataaatataaaagatgattATGAACAAACAGCTTTAGATAAATGTAATTTTAATTCAAAAG CTTATCATTTGCTTTTAAAATATGGAGCTATAGaaaag AAAAATGGTGTCAAGGGGAAGGGTGCTAcg aCAAAGTCTAGCAAATTCGGAGAAAGCTTATGGCTCAATGTTTGTGGATGTGGTTCAAGATATTACAAATAA